Part of the Phalacrocorax carbo chromosome 9, bPhaCar2.1, whole genome shotgun sequence genome is shown below.
GGCTCATACAGAGAAAATCCCTGGTTAACAATGCTTCAGCAGATATCAGTTATCCTTTTGTGAGGTGACAAAACAGATGAGTTTAAAGGATCACGTCTCCATCACTCAGGATGTGGTAAACTAACCATGATGGCTACTACATTCAGATGTGCTCCTAACTGTGTACCTCTAAGCCACTACAACGGCTGGACTTGCCCTGATGGCCAAGCTAAACGTTTATTATATGGGAGTAGGAAAGGAGAAGAACTATTACTAGAAGGAAGACTGCAAGAAAGAACACTAAGCACACACTGCACAGCCAGGGGAAGCTAATTCTGGCTCCCTCTCCAGCTCACCCAGGACAAGGACCAGTAGGCCCAGGAAAGAGCATCAGCTCTAACAGTAAAACCCATTTTCCACCCACATGTTCCTTTGCTTAGGAACATGTGGTTCTATTAGAGGCTTTGGAGATCACTTACTGCAGCACAGAGAGCTAATTAAATATTATGAGAGTAAATAAACATCAGTAAATCTTCGAATAGGCAGTGTGCTGGCGAGGGGTGGCTAGCACAGCACCTTGTACCCTCGAGCAGGGGCCTGTAACCCCGCAGGCAGCCGGCTCAAGGGGACCCTGAGTGAGCCTGCCTCAGGGTGCCGTAGGCAGAGAGGCCCTGGGCCCTTAGAGCTGCACACCCTTCCTTAGCCGCTTATCTCTTAGTCACGCAACtagtttttaaatgttacaGCGACCCGCGAGAGACTCAGCGCTGGAGGACAGCGCCTTCTAGCCGGTAACGGGAAGGAAGTAGAGGCTTGGCGTCGAGCACGAACAGACGCAGCAGGTAGAAAGAACAGGCTGCTGCAACACCACCGccaccaccgccgccgccgtcgCCCCGTACTATCCCTCAGAGAGCGGGATGAACTCGGAGCACGCCGCGCCACCCAGCCCCTCACCGTAAGGCGAGCGCAGGAGGAGCCCAGCGTTACCTGGCCCCCCGGCACGGAGAAATCCACCACACCCCGCAAGTCCAACGCGTCACGTTGCCGGTAAAAGCGAAAGAGCCGGCGGAAAGcatcctccccaccctcccGGGTCAGGGCCGCGGCCGCCATTTTGACCaggccgcggcgggcggcgctgcGCACCGCCAGGGCGGGGCCGGCcgccccctcccttcccgccATACCTCCCAAAATGGCGGCGGCCAGTGTAGTACGAACGGTGGGGCGCCACTCCTCGAGGCTTTTCGATATTTTCGTGGCTGATGTTCCCTGGACGGTATCGAGCAGTGAGTTTGTACCGCTCCCCTCATCCTGTGCTGGTGCTGTCGCTGCCGTGGGCTGGGAGGCGCGGGAGGGCGCGGCCGCTCCCCGTGTGCTGGTATAGGCCGTGGGGGCTGGGGCGGCTGCGTGGGGGTGCCGGGCCCGTGTAACCGGGTGCGCGTTTCCCCTACAGAGGAGCTGAAGGAGTACTTCTCCCAGTTCGGGTCAGTCCGGATGTGCCAGCTGCCGTTTGTGAGTACTTGTTCCTCGTCGTCTCGGTAACACGGGGAAGAGCTGCCGACTGGCACTCGCCGGGCCCTGTCAGGTTCGGTCCTGCTGCTGGGGTCCGGTCCCGACCCCGGCTCTGCCGGAGCTGCTTTCTGGAAGCCTTTTCTTGCGCTGTAGCTAGGTTTTTGGTGCTCTCTAACTTATTCCCTTTTCCTAGGGTGTGCTACCACTTGTCTGTGAGCTGTAGGCCTTGTTGAAGCTTGGTGGGTCCCATTGGCTTTGAATACTGCCATTTCTGAATGGTTAACCTGAAAATGCTTTGAGCTTTTCTATCGTTGTGTTAACTTTCTTCTGATAAAGAATAAAGCGTTCATGTGCCTGGTCTCACTGGCCTAAAAATCTAAAGGTGTGTGGGTATTAGCATAACACAAAACCTGCAACCTCTTTAGGATGCTCCCAAGCTGTCAGCTCTTTGTGCTTCTGCCATTTaggttatttattttctgagcatGTAGGTCAGGGATAATAGTATCCGGCACAGTTTCTTAGAGATGAACATCAAAAAGAGGTGTTCCTGTCACACTTTCTTATGGATAAGTTGCAGGTCATTGCTGAAAGAGTAGCGGTTTTCCCACCTGTGTTTCTCCATGTGAAATAATGGTTTGTTAAATTAGGCTCAGTGTCTGGTGAGCTGATGGGCTCACTATGAGTTGAGGACTAGCATGGAAATGGAAATAGTTTGAAACAGTGTAGTTATTTCTGAACACTGAAGCTTAGGCATCTGCCTGGTGTACCCTATTCTTCAGCACCAGGGCAGTATGTGTTGTTTCTTTGACAAGGCTGTCAGCTTACAGTAAACTTGCTTCCATCACTAATTAAAGCTGAATGCACATGTGTATGTTTTGATTCAGTGATTACTTTAGGAGTGTTCATTAATGTTTAAAACTGCCAGAGGTACAACAGTCTGCCAGCAGTGTAAAACACCCTAATTAAGACCTCACTGGGATACTGAAACTGGGCAGTGTGCCTACAGTACCTTGTGGTTGAAAACTTCACTGGTGTTTGGAAGTGCTGCCAGTCATGCCTGATGATCAGTGAAttcagtggcagagctggtaACTCTGATAGGGATCAGAGTTGGGATAAAAGGCACTTTGGTAGACCTGGCTTTTCTGCGTTATCTTGTCTTTATTGACAACTGTCTTCCGACTGGcaaattattcttaaaaataactttttagtGCAGCTAGTGCTTGTCATCTCGAATTGCAGCCTGCTTTCTTAGTATCTTAAGCTGCTGCTTTATCTTGCTGAACACTTCAAGTACTGTGGCAGGCTTATTTTCAAATCAGGCAGCCATTTAAATGTCAGGTCTGTTGTGACTGGCTTAATAGTAGGTAACTACTGCAGTTTGAGACAACCAGCTATGCATTATTCTAGTCTTCAACTATAActtaaaatcttaaatttttttgaTTGCTGGACTCAAATTGAGAGAAAGGGGTGCAGAACAGCCTCTGCATGTTGAGAGAAATGTCTTTAAAAGTGTgaaaaaagcttctgaaacAGCAAGTGAACTGATTTCCGATAATTTCTGAATCCTTAAATTGAATCTCTGTAGAAAGTTTTTAACAGCCTATATGAATAAGTTCTACAGTAattagatttcattttttttaaactggtaaCTAGGACAAAGATACAGGCTTTCACAGACGTTATTGCTGGATTAAATTCTCGACTCAACAAGATGTTCAGAATGTGTTTCAGAAGGACTCCCACATACTTGAAGGTGCTAAGGTAATGTGCTAATTACTTAATGAGGTAATGTAATGAATGAGTAGAGCTCTTTCATTCTGCCTTTGGCTGGACACAGTAACATCAGAATATTGCCCCACTCACTCCAAGTGTGATGAAGTGTTTTGCCACTTAGTGTGCTCTTAATGTTTTTGTAAATTGTTAACACTTTTGTTTATTCCCCCTCCTCAATTCGACTTGAGTCTGAGAGCATATAGATACCACAGAGATCAAAACCTACTGCTATGCTAAGCTAAAGGAATATGAATGTAGTGAAACTGTTCAGGAACTGCCatgtaattgtttttaatacagGTGGATTCGAACATCAAATTTGGATGTTGGGTGGCGGGGGAAGATGACAACAAATATGAAGCTAAGCTTTGAACTGCAGTGAAAATCTTTCTTCTGCTATAATTTCTTACAGGAAAAATCTGCTGCCTGCTTTCATGTGTTTGAGTTGATAACTTTAAATTAGCTTTagtgtagcttttttttttacttgccaCCTAACATTTTACATgtgagcaaagggaaaaaaatgacactGGCAATCTCAGTGCATTAGTGCATGGTATCAGGAGACCGTACACCATCAGTTAAAAACCTTTTGTCTAGTACCCATATAGAGTTGTCTGTCATTGACTGGTCAGTTAGAGCCAGACAACTGTATCATCTAGCTTCGCTGcagcaaataaacaaagaaatggctatcctgctgctttttcaaaCAC
Proteins encoded:
- the SLIRP gene encoding SRA stem-loop-interacting RNA-binding protein, mitochondrial; the protein is MAAASVVRTVGRHSSRLFDIFVADVPWTVSSKELKEYFSQFGSVRMCQLPFDKDTGFHRRYCWIKFSTQQDVQNVFQKDSHILEGAKLTLKQQPHRRRSQRRNQSE